The Phaenicophaeus curvirostris isolate KB17595 chromosome 27, BPBGC_Pcur_1.0, whole genome shotgun sequence genome has a segment encoding these proteins:
- the GFRA2 gene encoding GDNF family receptor alpha-2 — protein sequence MILARAFCIVLLVDEILRSLAGPASPPGQEAHGWRVPVDCVRANELCAAEPNCSSRYRTLRQCLAGRDRNTMLANKECQAALEVLQESPLYDCRCKRGMKKELQCLQIYWSIHLGLTEGEEFYEASPYEPVTSRLSDIFRLASIFSGMDPAANSKSNHCLDAAKACNLNDNCKRLRSGYISTCSKEISATEHCSRRKCHKALRQFFDRVPNEYTYRLLFCSCKDQACAERRRQTIVPSCSYEDKEKPNCLDLRTTCRTDHLCRSRLADFHTNCQASFQSLTSCPGDNYQACLGSYAGLIGFDMTPNYVDASTTSITISPWCSCKGSGNMEEECEKFLQDFTENPCLRNAIQAFGNGTDVNVSPKNPSPPITLPPKTEKNPALPDDINDSNTMYDTSVITTCTSIQDQGSKLNKSKEQSLCYSETQLTTDVMPDQKTFVDQKAGGRRHWAGRILPALPVLLLLLLL from the exons ACGAGATCCTGCGCTCGCTGGCTGGCCCCGCGTCCCCGCCGGGGCAGGAGGCCCATGGCTGGCGAGTGCCCGTGGACTGCGTGCGAGCCAACGAGCTGTGCGCGGCCGAGCCCAACTGCAGCTCCCGCTACCGCACGCTGCGCCAGTGCCTGGCCGGCCGCGACAGGAACACCATGCTGGCCAACAAGGAGTGCCAGGCGGCCCTGGAGGTGCTGCAGGAGAGCCCCCTCTACGACTGCCGGTGCAAGCGGGGGATGAAGAAGGAGCTTCAGTGCCTTCAGATCTACTGGAGTATACACCTGGGGCTGACCGAAG GAGAAGAATTTTATGAAGCTTCCCCCTACGAGCCGGTCACCTCTCGTCTCTCTGATATATTCAGACTTGCTTCAATTTTCTCAG GAATGGACCCCGCGGCCAACTCCAAAAGCAACCACTGCCTCGACGCAGCCAAAGCCTGCAACCTGAACGACAACTGCAAGCGCCTGCGCTCGGGCTACATCTCCACCTGCAGCAAGGAGATCTCGGCCACCGAGCACTGCAGCCGGAGGAAATGCCACAAGGCTCTGCGCCAGTTCTTCGACCGCGTCCCCAACGAGTACACCTACCgcctcctcttctgctcctGCAAGGACCAGGCTTGTGCCGAGCGCCGGCGGCAAACCATCGTCCCCTCCTGCTCCTACGAAGACAAGGAGAAGCCCAACTGCCTGGATCTACGCACCACGTGCCGGACGGATCACCTCTGCCG GTCCCGGCTGGCTGATTTCCACACCAACTGCCAAGCTTCCTTCCAGTCCCTGACGAGCTGCCCTGGGGACAACTACCAGGCGTGCCTGGGCTCCTACGCTGGGCTCATCG GCTTTGACATGACGCCCAACTACGTTGATGCCAGCACCACCAGCATCACCATCTCGCCCTGGTGTTCCTGCAAAGGCAGCGGCAACATGGAAGAAGAGTGCGAGAAGTTCCTCCAAGACTTCACGGAAAACCCGTGTCTCC GAAATGCCATCCAAGCCTTTGGCAACGGCACTGATGTGAACGTCTCCCCCAAGAACCCCTCGCCACCCATCACTCTGCCTCCCAAGACGGAGAAGAACCCTGCCTTGCCAGATGACATCAATGACAGCAACACCATGTACGACACAAGCGTCATCACCACCTGCACCTCCATCCAG gacCAAGGATCGAAGCTAAACAAGTCCAAAGAACAGAGTCTGTGCTACTCAGAG ACCCAGCTGACCACGGATGTCATGCCAGACCAGAAGACGTTCGTGGACCAGAAGGCCGGCGGCAGGCGGCACTGGGCAGGCCGGATCCTGCCCGCTTTGCCCgtcctcctgcttctgctgctgttatAG